The proteins below come from a single Syntrophorhabdaceae bacterium genomic window:
- a CDS encoding UxaA family hydrolase, whose amino-acid sequence MIHFQGYGRSNGKAGTRNHVLVIPSVGCSQGAAQAIVRGMRGAVCLPNILGCGQVGRDRVMLKRTLVGFGISPNVFAVLLVGNGCEQLAPEEIGGAIEPSGKRVEIITIQNEGGTGKTVSRGRKIVKEMIATAARQVREPFPLSELILGTECGGSDYTSGLASNPAVGIACDLLTAEGGTVILSETPELIGAEHIVARRARTPEIGRRILDAVAWWEKEAIAAGQDIREVNPSPGNIEGGITTLEEKSLGCIYKAGSGPVEEFIEYGSSPSQEGLIYMDTPAHDIEQLTGMVAGGSQVVVFTTGRGTPCGSPIAPVIKITANHQTYLGMRDNMDMDVSGILKGKEGVERAGRRIFDEIVSASSGVLMKAEKRGQRDFAIFQAHPNI is encoded by the coding sequence GTGATCCATTTTCAGGGATATGGAAGATCGAACGGAAAGGCGGGGACGCGAAACCACGTGCTCGTCATCCCGAGCGTGGGCTGTTCCCAGGGGGCCGCACAGGCCATAGTGAGGGGTATGAGGGGCGCGGTCTGCCTTCCCAACATTCTCGGGTGCGGTCAGGTGGGCCGTGACCGGGTAATGCTTAAAAGGACACTGGTAGGCTTCGGGATTAGCCCGAACGTCTTCGCCGTCCTTTTAGTGGGCAACGGCTGCGAGCAGCTCGCTCCCGAGGAGATAGGCGGGGCCATAGAGCCTTCCGGCAAGAGGGTGGAGATTATCACGATACAAAATGAGGGGGGGACGGGTAAAACCGTTTCCAGGGGCAGAAAGATCGTAAAAGAGATGATCGCGACCGCGGCCCGGCAGGTCCGGGAGCCTTTCCCTTTGAGCGAGCTGATCCTCGGCACGGAGTGCGGCGGCTCCGATTACACCTCAGGGCTGGCTTCGAACCCGGCAGTAGGGATCGCCTGCGACCTTCTCACTGCGGAAGGAGGGACTGTGATACTCTCGGAAACACCCGAGCTGATCGGAGCCGAGCATATCGTGGCGAGACGGGCCCGCACGCCGGAAATAGGCAGAAGAATACTTGACGCCGTGGCCTGGTGGGAAAAGGAAGCCATCGCCGCGGGCCAGGACATAAGGGAGGTCAACCCCTCCCCCGGGAATATAGAAGGCGGCATTACCACTTTGGAAGAAAAATCGCTCGGATGCATTTACAAGGCGGGCTCAGGACCCGTGGAGGAGTTCATCGAGTATGGATCGTCTCCCTCACAAGAGGGGCTTATCTACATGGACACTCCCGCCCATGATATCGAACAGCTTACAGGGATGGTGGCCGGAGGAAGCCAGGTGGTCGTCTTTACCACGGGAAGGGGAACGCCCTGCGGATCGCCCATTGCACCGGTGATAAAAATTACCGCAAACCATCAGACCTATCTGGGGATGAGAGATAATATGGATATGGATGTGAGCGGAATACTGAAGGGCAAGGAAGGGGTAGAAAGAGCCGGCAGACGAATCTTTGATGAGATCGTCTCTGCATCGTCGGGCGTCCTCATGAAAGCCGAGAAGAGAGGCCAGAGAGATTTTGCCATATTTCAGGCCCACCCGAATATTTAG
- a CDS encoding MTH1187 family thiamine-binding protein, whose product MSVMLEFAMFPTDKGDSVSQYVSRIIDAIDKSGVSYKLTPMGTIIEVETLEEALAIIGKSYALLEPDCGRIYSSLKLDIRKGKSGRLEQKVGSIEKKIGREVKK is encoded by the coding sequence ATGTCCGTCATGCTTGAATTCGCTATGTTCCCGACAGATAAGGGAGACAGCGTCAGCCAATACGTGAGCAGAATTATCGATGCCATCGATAAGAGCGGCGTGAGCTATAAACTTACTCCTATGGGCACTATCATCGAAGTGGAAACCCTCGAAGAAGCCCTGGCAATAATCGGGAAATCCTATGCCCTTCTCGAACCCGACTGCGGCAGGATATACTCGTCCCTCAAACTTGATATCAGGAAGGGGAAGAGCGGCCGCCTCGAGCAGAAGGTCGGCTCAATCGAGAAAAAAATCGGCAGAGAGGTGAAGAAATAG
- a CDS encoding enoyl-CoA hydratase/isomerase family protein translates to MDAVREEYKGGVCTILLNRPEKKNAMDSELLPALYRSLRNAEDKKSSIVVIRGSGQAFCAGGDILEFKQSEDRSSLIDSMAGSLHKSISLIRTMNSIVVAAVEGVAVGAGLGLCLACDISVASKNTVMNMGYRRIGLTPDGGGSLFLPRIMGIKKFNEFYLLSRNITMDEAKELGLVNFVWDDNEFDHNLEKLVNELIALPMETIAAFKDLVNHSVFQGLSTHLDKERFYVTELGGKDQFKERLDQFFKKK, encoded by the coding sequence ATGGATGCGGTGAGAGAAGAATATAAAGGCGGGGTATGCACCATCCTGCTCAACAGGCCCGAAAAAAAGAACGCCATGGATTCCGAGCTTTTGCCGGCCCTTTACCGGTCCCTCAGGAATGCGGAAGACAAAAAAAGCTCCATCGTCGTGATCCGTGGCTCAGGACAGGCCTTCTGTGCCGGCGGCGACATCCTCGAGTTCAAACAGAGCGAAGACAGAAGCTCCCTTATCGACTCCATGGCCGGCTCCCTTCACAAGAGCATCAGCCTCATCCGCACTATGAACTCGATTGTCGTGGCGGCCGTGGAGGGCGTAGCGGTGGGTGCCGGACTCGGTCTCTGCCTCGCCTGCGATATATCGGTTGCATCGAAAAACACGGTCATGAATATGGGATACAGGAGAATCGGCCTCACCCCCGACGGGGGCGGCAGCCTTTTTCTCCCCCGCATAATGGGCATCAAGAAGTTCAATGAATTCTATCTTCTGTCCCGCAATATTACGATGGACGAGGCAAAAGAGCTCGGTCTCGTTAATTTTGTGTGGGATGACAATGAATTCGATCACAACCTGGAGAAACTGGTCAATGAATTGATCGCCCTGCCCATGGAGACGATTGCCGCCTTCAAAGACCTGGTGAACCACTCCGTATTTCAGGGCCTCTCGACTCATCTCGATAAGGAAAGGTTCTATGTGACTGAGCTGGGCGGAAAAGATCAGTTCAAGGAAAGGCTGGACCAGTTTTTCAAGAAGAAGTGA
- a CDS encoding UbiA family prenyltransferase, producing the protein MNTVPVERPQSLLSHVKLFFALSRTPHGVLDMATPALAALLWLGSIPSLGVALLGVMTAFAGYTAVYAINDLVDYRVDKLKLERGGFRDTGDYLDAILVRHPMAYGLLSFKEAVLWTIGWSSVALVGAALLNPFCVVIFVAACLLETVYCLMWKTSYLRTLVSGAVKTSGPVAAVYAVDPNPDLSFLLLLFLWLFCWEIGGQNIPADWTDIEEDRSLHARTIPVSFGPATAAVIVMISLAIAVGLSGLILGLPRGPVELVWSFFLPAAGVYLLLLPAYQLYVTKDRREAAQLFNRASYYPLAILILVAAKVLS; encoded by the coding sequence ACTGTACCCGTTGAGAGACCACAGTCGCTCCTATCCCATGTGAAGCTATTTTTTGCCCTTTCCAGGACGCCCCACGGCGTTCTCGATATGGCTACTCCGGCTCTTGCAGCCCTCCTCTGGTTAGGGAGTATCCCATCCCTCGGTGTGGCCCTACTTGGCGTTATGACAGCTTTTGCGGGGTATACTGCGGTCTACGCGATCAATGATCTTGTCGATTACAGGGTCGACAAGCTGAAGCTGGAGAGGGGAGGTTTCCGCGATACCGGAGATTACCTCGATGCCATACTCGTGCGCCATCCAATGGCCTATGGCCTCCTGTCGTTCAAGGAAGCGGTTTTGTGGACGATCGGGTGGTCTTCCGTCGCCCTTGTGGGAGCGGCACTATTGAACCCCTTTTGTGTGGTGATTTTCGTGGCGGCATGTCTCCTCGAAACGGTCTATTGTCTCATGTGGAAGACGAGCTATCTGAGGACCCTTGTCAGCGGGGCGGTAAAAACTTCGGGCCCGGTGGCAGCCGTGTATGCCGTAGATCCCAACCCGGACCTGTCTTTTCTTCTTCTCCTCTTCCTCTGGCTCTTCTGTTGGGAGATAGGGGGTCAGAATATTCCCGCGGATTGGACCGATATAGAAGAAGACCGGTCCCTTCACGCCCGCACTATACCGGTTAGTTTCGGACCGGCGACGGCAGCGGTAATCGTCATGATTTCTCTTGCAATCGCAGTCGGGTTAAGCGGACTGATTCTCGGCCTTCCCCGGGGCCCGGTGGAATTGGTATGGAGTTTTTTCCTCCCGGCCGCGGGGGTCTATCTTCTCCTTCTGCCGGCATACCAGCTTTACGTAACCAAAGACCGGCGCGAGGCAGCCCAGCTTTTCAACCGGGCCAGCTATTATCCTCTGGCCATCCTCATCCTTGTCGCAGCAAAGGTCCTTTCATGA
- the ilvD gene encoding dihydroxy-acid dehydratase, which produces MSAKLRSKGLSPDVPQYYMRRVFFKAMGATDEDLEKPLVAIANTWNEVLPGSYHLDRIGAAVKRGIQQAGGMATIFNVLAPCDGQGSGNEGFKYVLPSRDLIAASVEMMIEHASYDAAVMIGTCDKIVPGLLMAAARCNLPTVVFTGGYMPSGNYKGDRLDCSSMGKYFVMYKEGKISAEELKEVEGLACPGPGACCLMGTANSMCIAAEAVGLSLPGNSSLCAIDPALEKLAEEAGRKVMELLWKDIKARDIMNPAAFKNMVKVCCATSGSTNLTLHFPALAHELDYPFTLDDFENISRDTPSIMEIKPSEPKYLMEDFERAGGLQGVMKSMESLLDTSVMTVKGETLAQNLKDVTVRDKEIIRPLSNPKGENGGIAVLKGNLGVSVVKQTAVRPEMQRHKGPARVFEQEEDCIEALLSGKVQKGDVLVIRYEGPKGGPGMREMVMATWMLKDLGLDTSVAIITDGRFSGTSGGPCVGHIVPEAVMGGPIAVLADGDMIEIDIPERRLYAEVSDEEFSRRLAAWKAPEPKITRGYLAHFAKHVTSADKGAYLD; this is translated from the coding sequence ATGAGTGCAAAGTTGAGAAGCAAAGGTTTAAGTCCGGATGTTCCCCAGTACTATATGCGCAGGGTTTTCTTCAAGGCAATGGGCGCCACCGATGAGGACCTGGAGAAACCCCTTGTGGCGATCGCCAACACGTGGAACGAGGTCCTTCCGGGATCGTACCACCTCGACCGTATCGGTGCGGCCGTGAAGCGCGGCATACAGCAGGCAGGAGGGATGGCAACCATTTTCAACGTGCTTGCTCCTTGCGACGGCCAGGGGAGCGGGAACGAAGGGTTTAAATACGTCCTGCCCAGCCGGGACCTCATCGCGGCTTCGGTGGAGATGATGATAGAGCACGCAAGCTACGACGCCGCCGTGATGATCGGTACCTGCGACAAGATCGTGCCGGGTCTTCTCATGGCGGCCGCACGGTGCAACCTTCCCACGGTGGTATTTACGGGCGGCTACATGCCTTCGGGCAACTACAAGGGAGACAGGCTCGACTGCTCCTCTATGGGCAAGTATTTTGTCATGTACAAGGAAGGAAAGATCTCGGCGGAGGAATTGAAAGAAGTCGAAGGTCTCGCCTGTCCCGGACCCGGTGCCTGCTGCCTCATGGGCACGGCGAACAGTATGTGTATTGCGGCCGAGGCTGTCGGTCTTTCCCTTCCCGGCAATTCTTCCCTCTGCGCGATCGATCCTGCCCTCGAGAAGCTTGCCGAGGAGGCGGGCCGGAAGGTGATGGAGCTTCTATGGAAGGACATAAAAGCCCGGGACATAATGAACCCCGCGGCATTCAAGAACATGGTGAAGGTCTGCTGCGCCACGAGCGGCTCCACCAATCTCACCCTTCATTTCCCCGCCCTTGCCCATGAGCTCGATTACCCCTTCACTCTCGATGATTTCGAGAATATAAGCCGTGACACTCCCTCCATAATGGAGATAAAGCCCTCCGAGCCCAAATATCTTATGGAAGATTTCGAGCGGGCGGGAGGGCTTCAGGGGGTGATGAAATCGATGGAGAGTCTCCTTGACACGAGCGTGATGACGGTGAAGGGAGAGACGCTGGCGCAGAACCTGAAAGACGTCACGGTAAGGGACAAAGAGATAATCAGGCCTCTTTCGAATCCAAAGGGAGAGAACGGGGGGATTGCGGTGCTGAAGGGCAACCTCGGCGTCTCCGTGGTGAAGCAGACGGCCGTCCGGCCCGAGATGCAGAGGCATAAAGGCCCGGCCCGCGTATTCGAGCAGGAGGAGGATTGTATCGAGGCTCTCCTCTCGGGCAAAGTGCAGAAGGGGGATGTCCTGGTGATCCGGTACGAGGGCCCCAAGGGCGGCCCCGGCATGAGAGAGATGGTAATGGCCACGTGGATGCTCAAAGACCTCGGCCTCGACACCTCGGTGGCCATCATTACGGACGGACGTTTTTCAGGGACTTCCGGGGGCCCCTGCGTGGGCCATATAGTACCTGAAGCCGTAATGGGAGGCCCTATAGCGGTGCTTGCAGACGGGGACATGATCGAGATTGATATCCCGGAGCGGCGGCTCTACGCGGAAGTGAGCGACGAAGAATTTTCCCGCCGCCTGGCGGCATGGAAGGCGCCGGAGCCGAAGATTACGCGCGGCTACCTCGCCCATTTCGCAAAACATGTGACGAGCGCCGATAAGGGGGCATACCTGGATTAA
- a CDS encoding DUF2231 domain-containing protein, translating to MKEFLPAELAELDGRDGKPAHIAHDGKVYDVSGSGLWPKGVHMMRHHAGADLSADIGAAPHGPEVLERYPFVGTLKKEEDRGGRVPPGLLRLLLRFPFLKRHPHPMTVHFPIVFMFSAAAFTILHLVTGSRGFDATALNCLGAGILLTPVAMATGYYTWWLNYMAKPMRTVSLKKRLSLLLFILNIVIFIWRMSVPDILLFRSYWTFLYLLLMVSLVPLVIILGWLGATLTFPVEKK from the coding sequence GTGAAAGAATTTCTCCCCGCCGAACTGGCGGAATTGGACGGAAGAGACGGCAAGCCGGCCCATATCGCCCACGACGGCAAGGTATATGATGTGAGCGGGTCCGGGCTATGGCCGAAGGGCGTCCATATGATGCGCCACCACGCCGGGGCAGACCTTTCCGCCGACATAGGCGCTGCGCCTCATGGGCCCGAAGTGCTCGAACGATACCCTTTCGTGGGGACCCTCAAGAAAGAGGAAGACAGGGGAGGAAGAGTTCCCCCCGGGCTCCTGCGGCTTCTTCTCCGGTTTCCCTTTCTCAAACGTCATCCCCATCCCATGACAGTCCATTTTCCCATCGTATTCATGTTTTCCGCGGCGGCCTTCACCATTCTCCATCTGGTCACAGGGTCCCGGGGATTCGACGCGACGGCCCTGAATTGCCTGGGGGCGGGTATTCTGCTCACGCCCGTTGCCATGGCTACGGGCTACTACACGTGGTGGCTCAATTATATGGCGAAACCGATGCGTACGGTATCACTCAAGAAACGGCTCTCCCTGCTCCTTTTTATTCTGAATATTGTTATTTTTATATGGCGAATGAGCGTACCGGACATACTTCTTTTCAGAAGTTACTGGACCTTTCTCTATCTCCTTCTGATGGTATCCCTCGTGCCGCTTGTCATCATTCTTGGCTGGCTGGGTGCAACCCTGACTTTTCCTGTGGAAAAAAAATGA